The following proteins are co-located in the Pyricularia oryzae 70-15 chromosome 1, whole genome shotgun sequence genome:
- a CDS encoding methionine-R-sulfoxide reductase B2, which produces MRFLRYSTWLNTFQLITHLTRVRAERQIPISIKTSTNSSLLRSSMPSIPFFGSFFSSTSSSSDKMTYPVQKSDDEWRAVLSKEQFRILREKGTERPGTGEFDKHSPKSGVYTCAGCDAPLYKASHKFSSGCGWPAYFDSVPGAVTRHEDRTLGMTRVEIVCSNCGGHLGHVFKGEGYPTPTDERHCVNSVSLKFSSEDQPVDKGEAKESKA; this is translated from the exons ATGAGGTTCCTGCGATACTCTACGTGGCTCAACACTTTCCAACTCATCACGCACCTAACTCGAGTTCGAGCCGAACGCCAGATACCCATCTCCATCAAAACCTCAACTAATTCTTCTTTGCTCCGGTCATCTATGCCGTCTATCCCTTTCTTTGGCAGCTTCTTTAGTTCCACTTCCTCCAGCTCCGACAAGATGACCTACCCTGTACAGAAGTCTGACGACGAGTGGCGCGCAGTCCTTTCCAAAG AGCAATTCCGCATCTTGCGTGAAAAGGGCACAGAGCGACCTGGCACCGGCGAGTTCGACAAGCACTCGCCCAAGTCGGGAGTCTACACCTGCGCCGGCTGCGACGCCCCACTGTACAAGGCGAGCCACAAGTTCTCGTCTGGCTGCGGGTGGCCCGCCTACTTCGACAGCGTCCCCGGCGCCGTGACCAGGCACGAGGACCGAACGCTGGGCATGACCCGCGTCGAGATCGTCTGCTCCAACTGCGGCGGCCACCTCGGGCACGTATTCAAGGGCGAAGGCTACCCGACCCCCACCGACGAGAGGCACTGCGTCAACAGCGTTAGCCTCAAGTTTTCGTCCGAGGATCAGCCTGTGGATAAGGGTGAGGCCAAGGAGAGCAAGGCTTGA